From a single Bacteroidota bacterium genomic region:
- a CDS encoding collagen-like protein codes for MKYNTTFTTSKTKMKFLFTGLLLCLLLQGNIFAQAPNRISYQAVMTDTLDLPILNATVGIKISVLQGSASGTPVFVETHTTTTNGNGLISIQIGNGTPLIGNMASVDWSMGPYFVKTETDPNGGTSYSIVGTSELLSVPYALYSANGTPGPAGPQGPAGPTGATGPAGATGPAGPQGIVAMQTFNGFIGGSIAGNAVSYVFVGPTVSVTITAGQKIVGAATATLAVTTGTTFGKIGLCYANVLNPTSINNFVGGSYTAVEIDITRDTYSATAAISGLPAGTYTVGFGIQNQGATAITNTDYLNGWVMVVN; via the coding sequence ATGAAATACAATACTACTTTCACTACATCAAAAACGAAGATGAAGTTTCTTTTTACCGGGTTGTTACTTTGCTTACTGTTGCAAGGAAATATCTTCGCGCAAGCACCTAACCGGATCAGTTATCAGGCCGTCATGACCGACACATTGGATTTACCCATTTTAAATGCTACTGTGGGTATAAAGATAAGTGTACTTCAAGGTAGTGCCTCCGGAACTCCTGTTTTTGTTGAAACACATACTACCACTACCAATGGAAATGGTTTAATCAGTATTCAAATCGGCAACGGCACTCCATTGATTGGTAATATGGCAAGTGTGGATTGGTCTATGGGACCTTATTTCGTAAAAACAGAGACCGATCCAAACGGCGGCACCTCTTATTCCATTGTGGGCACCTCTGAATTGTTGAGCGTTCCATATGCACTGTATTCAGCGAACGGTACACCGGGTCCGGCAGGTCCACAGGGTCCGGCAGGTCCAACAGGTGCAACAGGTCCGGCAGGTGCAACAGGTCCGGCAGGTCCACAAGGAATTGTTGCTATGCAAACTTTTAATGGTTTTATTGGGGGTAGCATTGCAGGCAATGCCGTCTCATATGTTTTTGTAGGGCCTACGGTTTCTGTTACAATTACTGCCGGACAAAAAATTGTTGGAGCAGCCACAGCCACGCTTGCAGTTACCACCGGCACTACTTTTGGAAAGATAGGCTTGTGTTATGCCAACGTATTAAATCCAACAAGCATCAATAATTTTGTTGGTGGCTCCTATACTGCTGTAGAAATTGATATCACCAGGGATACCTACAGTGCTACAGCAGCTATTTCAGGTTTACCGGCCGGAACGTACACGGTTGGGTTTGGTATCCAGAACCAGGGAGCAACAGCTATTACAAATACTGATTATTTAAATGGCTGGGTGATGGTCGTAAATTGA